Genomic DNA from Theropithecus gelada isolate Dixy chromosome 1, Tgel_1.0, whole genome shotgun sequence:
CCCACTTTGTGATAATTTAGAAATCATCCAAATTTAATTCCAGAAAATGTAAATCTGGAATATGAATGTGAAGACAGACAGTACAAATAGCAGTTGAGTGAAACCTGCCTGTAacgatctttatttttttttcctttaaggctACAGAAAATCTGTACATAAACAAGGCAATtaattatcataataaaaataacccCTTACAAATAGCCAAGGTGTCCAGTCAGATTCCACAGGGAGTATATGTTGTATCACATTCTATTCCACTTGTGTACTTTTCTGTGAGTCTGCTGGGTTAGGATCGATTCTTTCTGGAAATATTAGCTTCTCACAGACTGCTTCCTTTATTGGTAAATACTGGGATATTTCATTAGGTTCCGTGAAGAGGGAAGGTGGAACATGCTAGGAAATACATAAGTCATATTAGCATATTCAGTTATTATACTGACATTTCTTGAAAATGTTTTGATTCAAGCATTCATAAAGCATgggaattttaaaatcaggtgcAATATATGCATATGTGCTCCTAAAAATAATAGGTATTTCTTGTTACTGAATCATTCAACCTTGTTACTGAATGATTTCATCAAAGATCACAgggttatataatttataatgttcCCACAAATGTAGCgagaatttaatatattaatccaACCCTATGTACCTGCTGCTTTTCTAACTTGAAAACACTAGTCTTCCGTTAGAGCCCAGCATGTAGTATACAATAGAATCTAAGTAACTTTTTTATTCCAAGTATATTCTATACACAGACAGAAATAAGCACTaagggtaaaaaaaaagaaaatcaagttcaTCGGAAAGTATCAATTTTTAAGCAACCCATTATAGAATCCTAAGTTCTAAGGAAGGCTTCACAGGTCCCAGGGGagtaaaaaataaggaaaaatgatgccaaaacaaataaatcatgGTATAGAATCACCACATCttaggaagagaaaaggagactgtgtagaaagaaataaagtggcaGGGTGGTAAATGGAAAGAACATCCATCACCAGCCAGTTATGTGACTCAGAGTAAGTCACACCTctgggtttcaatttctccagaacaaaatgtgaaaattagaTTAGATGAGGCTTAAGTACCTAGCAGCTCTAAATGTTCTTGTATTTGAGGTAAGGTCAGAAAAGTTATGCTCCAGTAGAATTTATCCTATAGAGCCCCCCTAGGTGAATGAATGGGTTTGGGGATATAAACTTGGGTGGTTGGGGTTAGGGGTATATACTACTTAagttaaaatgaaacattaaaattcaACGTCTAAAAACTGATATTTAAGTATTTACCATCAAATTAGAAATTTTGCTTTCTCGTGATGTATATTCTCGTAACATGTAGGTCTTGTCagcctgtatttaaaaataaacaagtttcAACAAATTTAATTATACTGATTTACAAAATCCTTTCTATCAAATAGACTGCCTACATTTTAGAACAGGTTGTCAAAACAGCATGCAGTCTAATGAGAACATCTTGTTCTACACTGAGATAACTCCTATTTAATCCACGTCGAGAACTCTGGATTATTATTTCCAATTTCTATACATTATAATAACAATACACATATGTAAACAGATTTAATAATTACCATGTAAGAGAAATATAGCAAAGATTTTACTTTGAAAGAATgtgtatataaatgaaatatgcaagagatttttaaattacttcaaGTTTGAAACATCTTTCCCTTAAGCCATCTTATCATTTACCTACATAATTGTGCTACTTTTATGTTGCAAAAccatgctttaaaatttttttctttcctattccaCAAAGCTCTTATCAAATAGCTTATTTAAAATCACCTTTTTTGTACTTcagtttttcccatttatttttggtTAGGTTTTATAACAGCAATTTACTATAATTTACGTCTTGAAACActtttcaataaaagaaaaaccacaaaactatACGCCTTTAAGGTTTCACTCTCTTGTATTGATAAAAACAGATTAATAGTcactgtaggaaaaaaaatcaaataatataaaagaaaaagtataaatcaTCAGTGATCACAGCATATAGGTAGCAGTACCTTTAATACTTAGAAATCTCTACAGAGAATCTCATGTAACTAAACTCATACTTGCTTTTTAAAGTTCAACACTGAAATGAGTATCTTTCAGAATTACTTAAATATCAATCTCTGCAACCAATTTTAATAATTACGTATTTTTATACCATGTGGATATAAACAATTTAATCAACGGCCATTTAATGGGCATTAAGttcctactttccttcctttctgctattataaacaacattactgtgaatattcatgtacagaCAACTCTGAGTAATTGTCCAATTAATATTTGTAGATTATTATATAAAAGAATCCTTTTaggataaatttctaaaattcagtGTTGTTTAATTAAAAGAGCATTTTTAacatttaggccaggtgcggtggctcatgcctgtaatcccagcactttgggaggccgaggcaggtggatcacttgaggtcaagagttcaagatcagcctggtcaacatggcaaaaccccatcactccactaaaaataaaaaaaaaaattgccagatgtggtggtgggcgcccgtaatcccagctactagggaggctgagacacgagaattagttgaacccaggaagcagaggttgcagtgagccaagattgcaccactgcattccagcctgggcgacagagcaagactccatcttaaataaataaataaataaataacagatttcCCTTTCTGGGGGACAAAAATATAGTCTATGTTTAGTACTTTGTCaccacttttaaaaagaaaaacgtCTATCACTGTCACCAtgttatttcaagaaaaaaaaaaaccatccctAAGTGAAGGGTTTAGAAAACACCAATGCAATCCTATCCTACtaggttcaaattccagttctgccACCTACTAACTGTAAAACttatgtatgtttcttttttttaatgttctttgagacagggtcttgctctgtcactgtagcctcaacctcaccagctcaagcgatccttccacctcagcctcccaagtagcagctaggactacaaatccgtgccaccatgcatggctaattgtttattttttgtagagacggaggtcttgctatgttgcccaggctggtctcaaagtcctgggctcaaatgatcctctcaccacagcctccaaaagtgttaggattataggcatgagccaccacacccggctcaccTAAGCTATTTAATCCTTCTTTGCCTTAGTTACATCAggataaaacagagataatatcaatattattgataataaaacagataatataataaaacagagataatattgATTTCATAGGGTTGTTATTAGACTTAACTATTACTATGACTACAGTAACTAACACTGGCGGTCTCTTCTCTAATTCCTCATTCTACATAATCGCGAATTTTATGTTAAAGATTCATTCAGAAATTAagccctcctcctctttttttaaacacttaaaaaaaaaaaaaaaaaaaaaccctgcatgtTAACAGCTCTTTCAGATGGAACATAGGGatttcaaactttaaaacaactatcaaaataattatataatacaaaTTTCAGGAGGCCATGTAATTGGcctgattaaaatatatatatatatctataagcacattttttttagatgaagttttactcttcttgcccaggctggagagcaatggcgccatcttggctcactacaatctctgcctcccaggttcaaacgattctactgcctcaccttcctgagtagctgggattacaggcactcgccaccatgcctggctaattttttgtacttttagtagagatggggtttcaccacattggccaggttgtcctcaaactcctgatctcaggtgatctacccacctcggcctcccaaagggctgggattacaggcatgagctacagtgcCCGGCCTTGGCctgattaaaatattaatgtactTCCTGTATACTAATGTACATCAGAACATTATACAAACAACATATACTGTAAACAAAGGTAAGAGTTAAAGGACAGTTTTCTTAAACATGGATTAAGTACttataaaattttttcaaaagacCCCTCCCCAACTAGGGACTgtcttttagaaaacattttgagtCACCAGAAcctttgtaaaagaaaatgtaatgttttCATAATAGCCTGCAGTGAACAGTGAATGTGAAACACTCAGACTTAACAGTTAGAAAGACTGCCATATAATacagattgtttaatttcaaattctcAGATTGACAATGAAACAACACAAACAAGCCCAGTATCAATTAGTATATTCATTAAACAAGAATAAATACCTCATGGTAAAGTCTCGTGTCATTCATTCTGATAAGCACCCCATCAATTCTCAAGAAAAACCGCAACAGCAGGAAAAAGCTAGAAGGCATtactctctggaaaaaaaaaaaaaaaaggtacattaatattttaataaaaattaaatattttagtactttactgaaagaaaaaatttgaaaaaaaaaacccaaaacactggAATAAGGCTGAATTCACAGTTTATAAAAATCTCTCAACTAGAAGCTCTTTGTCCTAGCTCCAACTAGCCTCAAAACCTTGTGCAAACTATTTAACATCATGGTTTCggtttcctaaaatattttttctggtgGGGGGAGATATTGAGGtttaaaagacttaaaaacatACCCAAGTAATGTAAAcattataatgtttattttaaaaaatgacaggtACTGATAGTAAATGTCAACACcaataaaaccaaaatgaaagaaCAACCTAGTTCTTTGTCACTACTCACTTATTCACTTTACATAAAACAAAGCAACAGACCTTACACAGAATGCTCTAATTCAGTTCAACCAATAGGCACTACTTCATATTGCTAAATACCTGGTTTATCAGAACACTATAACGCATCTTAACATCTTTCATCTGTGGCACATCTACAAATTCCTCTGCTTTCCAAATATAACTACTAAAGATAGGCAGAGTCAGTGGAGAAAGTATAAAGGTGGGTCCTGGTGGCAGGGAGGGAGTGGTTGAATGGAATGTGAGGTATTTgggtctttaaaatgaaaatgtttagccggcatggtggctcacacctataatcacagcagtttggaaggttgaggtggaaagatcacttgagcccaggagttcaagaccagcctgggcaacagagtcagatctcatctctacaaaaaatataaaaaattagcaaagcatagtggcacaagcctgtagtcctagctacatggaaggctaagctgggaggatggcttgagcctgggaggtcaaggctgcagtgagccacgatcgtgccactgcactccaggctgggcaacagaggaagaccttgtctcaaaattaattaattaattaattaaggtgAATATGCTTGGccatttgctaaataaatatctattatctACTAACACCAAGTTCTTACGATAGCAAGTCgtgtatttatataaatgaaaaaacacaatCCCAATGCTCAAAAAGGTTATCAGCCAGGGAAACTGTCAAACAGATGTGGTAGCTGCTATAATAGAGGTATGCACAAGCCTCGATAAGCATTTGAAAAAGAAGTATGTAAGTGTGCTAAAGAACATCAGATAAGACAAAGCTTGAACTGACCACAGAAAGAACAGTTGGAGATGGGATGGAGAATTTCAGAAAGGGGAATTGCCTGTACAAAAAGTACTGAGGCATGAAATAGTAACATATACTCAGGGAACTGCCTATAATCTTATATATAGGCACGGGGCTACATTaatgataaagaagaaataacagtaACCCAGTAATGATACTGACTTATCCACAGGCCAAATTCTTTTCTGCCTTAGGACCATTACACACCCTCTTCCCTTACCTGGAGTATTCTCCTGACTAATGTTCACTTGTCCTTCAGAATTCAGTACACATGTCATTTCCACAGAGGGGCCTTTCTTACCATTCCATATCACAGTAGATTTCTCTTGGTATTCTCTCTCATAGTACTCCACTATAAATTAACAGATTTGTAACTATCTTCATTTATGTTTCTACTTGACTGTAGGCTCCATGATGGTGGAAATATCTGCTTTGTTTATCACCACATCTCTATTGCTTAGAAAAGTACctagcacacagcaggtgctcattAACCATTTTCTGGATAAAACTGAGGCTAGAAGGTATTAATATCTTTGCTAGAGAAAAGGCTCTGAGCCAAACTGTATTCTGACGGGGTTATCGGCAACAGACTTAAAAACAAGACTTATAGTAAAGGAAAGCTGTAGAAACAACCTGACTTATGACAACTTGATGTCCCAACAAATTGGGAAGCACATCATTATTATTTGACATTACTACACAGTGGTATGTGTAATTTATGGAAAGACTGACTTGCAACATTTcttcaaatttcaaaattagtTACTAACAGTCACACTGGACACAACACAGGCAGTAAACCGAAGTATCATTTTAGCATGGCACAGTGGAGAGAGTAGGAATTAGGAGACCAGAGCTCTAGTGCCAATACAATAGCATATTTTAGGGCAGTAGTTCTTTCCTAGGGGACGTTTGGGAATTTGTGAGGGTATTTTTTGTTGTCACATCAATAAGCAACCAATATCGACCGTTAGTGAATAAGGACCAGAACAACAGATCTGGGATGCACAGGACAATCCTATACAACAAAGTCCAATCCTGCATTCCACAAAACTTGCAATCTCTTACCAGACATTCACAGAGGTGAAAAAGCCTACTTATAATGATCTGACTTTAGACCCTAATTCCATTTtacatagataatttttaaaaaatcacctaatTATCCAGGAAGGCAACTATTTTCCAAATCAAGGAAAGATTATACTTTGTTTTACTTAGAACTTCTCTAAGAGTTGTTCACCATTTTGGAAAATTGTATTAGAGTCACTGATTGATACCTTACATCTCCGTCAGCCTACATTTTTTGCTGTCATATTTATGGTGACTCGGTATGCAAATATAAGTACCTGACTGCTTCATTATATCTTTGGTGCAGTCATATTATGCatttaagtattaaaatatattttattctaaaccaatttcctttaattttataattaaaatacgTTGAATGCTGCAAAGTAGGTGGATTAAATAACCTACAAATTTCACTACAGGGTAGTAATATCTGTAAACTAATACTTCAGCTTAAAGTAGTTGGTAAAAAAAATGCTCTTCAGTTTCAGACTTACTATGTACTCttgtacacacacatgtatacacatatcctCTTGAGCAACTCCATCCACAAAACCACATGTGCTTCCCAAATACCGACCCACTTACAGCCATGATATATATACCCTTTTGAAAACAAATGCACACCCAGATATGCCAACTCATAATGAACATTTAGCATAGTAAGTTCAGAAGGTGGGTAGACAAGTGGAAAGATACAAGACTAGATGAGAGAATAAATCTAAAGAGAGAATAAATCtaaaccaaaaaaaagtaaatttagagTTATAAGTGAGCAAAGGAGGAAAGCATATGAAAACACCCATCTAATGCTAGAATAATGATATATATTAGATGATACAAAGAAAACTTTGCAATTAGTTTCATGACCTTAAGCTATCTTTTTGGGCCTTGTCTATAAAATATGGAGGCTACATAAAATGATTCTCTAAAAATTCGTTACAATTTCAAAATCCTTtgattctaccaaaaaaattgacttttatttttagataagtaaaaataaaataaaaataaaataaaaatttttacttatctaaaaacaaaattattttgtctcccaagctggggtacagtggcaccatcatagctcactgcagccttgacctcctgggctcaagcaatcctcctgcctctgcctcccaagtagataAAATTTGACTTTAAAGctgcttttgtattattttcattctttaaatcaCAGCATCCACAATCATTATGCCCCAAGAACAATGTTTGATGTCAGGGTCTGTCTTTGACAGATCTCATGACAAATGCTATAAtcaagaggtttttaaaaaggagaatagAAAAGAGATATTTAACTCTGTGTAAGGGAGATGTGAAGGGCCTTGCAGAAAAGGTGATATTTTAGCTGGGTCTTAAAGGAGGAGGCATTTAGTAAAAAGTTTCAGTTGAGTTTTTTCTGGAAAGTATTAGAAACCCAATTATTATCTAGTAGTAAACAAATATGAATAACCAtacttattatttctgttttctacttctttttttttttgagatggagtcttgctctgttgcccagactggagtgcagtggtatgatcttggctcactgccagctccgcctcccgggttcaagccattctcctgcctcagcctccccagtagctgggactacatgcgcccaCCACCGTGCTAAAAATTGAAGTGGTATCTGAATGATGCACTGAAATCATAACACAtgggtcattttaaaaaatgacatccACCTTGCTGTCTGCAGATCCtatcaacatcatttttaatccaaaatgtgaaaattaagcCACAGTCTTCATTTAAGTTAAATAATAAACAACTAAACTAAGCAGGTCTATTAAAAATGCTTTGCTAAAATAAAGCCTTAAGAATACTCtaatattttgtgaattttataaTGGATATTCAATAAGATATATGCTAGATCTAAGTGAAATTGTACATGACATCATGTTAAGGCTCagggtcattctttttttttgtttgaggcagagtctcgctctgtcacccaggttggagtgcagtggtgcaatctcagctcactgcaagctccacctcccgggttcacgctattctcctgcgtcagcctcccgagtagctgggactacaggagcccgccaccatgcccggctaattttttatatttttagtagagacggggtttcaccgtgttagccaagatggtcttgatctcctgacctcgtgatgcgcccgcctcggcctcccaaagtgctgggattacaggcgtgagctactgtgcccagccaggctcAGTGTTATTCAAAGTGAGTCATATTTTTGTACGATGTTAAGAatgcaagaaaaatattaattttaaacaaaaataataatactcaCAATCTTCACACTCAGGCTTGAAACTCCATGATCATGAAGTTCATCCTCAAAAAGGAGAACTTCTTCAAAAAACTTAATCTGTTCTCtggctttcaatttttctgtatctatatGATCTGTTGTAGGTAcaacctgaaagaaaaaattttaaggaggagcacattaaaaaaaaaagttgagtagCTACAGAGACACAGgaaagtagttttcttttttgttttgttttttgttttttcaatcagTCTTTTCTGCATAGCCAGAGCACACAGTTCTAAATTTGGGTGTCATCTGTAGATATAAAAGATCAGAATATGGCTTGATTCTGAAAAACTGAAGATATTACAGATGTCCAATACTATAGCTTCAccaaaaaaagagttaaaatttatcatttttaatgcaAATCATATTAAAATCAACTTCTGTTGTGACTATGAGAAAATTAATCACCTAAAAATCAGTCAGTGTGATGAACTACTACTATCATAGAAGGTCATAGAACTTTTGTGCTGTGAAAGCCACTTTTAGGACATTCATatggaacttaaaaaatattttttcattagaaTGTTAGATATTTGCTCAGCCTAACTCCCCAAAACCTACAGCAAAATAAAGTGCTTTAAATAATGAGGTGAACAAGAACTTGTAGAGAAATTCTGAGGGAAACTCCTAGCATTGCAAAGATGCTTTGAATGAAGTTGGCAATTTTTCAATGTATTATTTTGTAGCTCtaagacatgcacacacataatcCAACAAAAACATCAACAATCCTAAGGCAGATAATATCAGCAGCTCATTAAACTCAAGTGTCTCCTGAGCAGCACCCAAGTATGAATTGTGATACCATTTTCTACCACATCTAATTTCACTACGAAATGCTCAGctgttttattctttcacaggTTTACCACAAACAACCACGACAATGCTTGTCAAACCATAGATATTTAGTAAATGCGGCTTTACTTAACAGTCATGATTAGGTCATTTGTTTGACTCATGGACAAAATTAGCAGATGGAGACTAATTTGAGATAACTAGATAAGAATCAGAAGAAAATTACAAAGGATGTTTACAACACTGCACAGATTTTGGGAAGAAATCTAAGGGAACATTAAGTGATCTAGGGGGAAAAGATGCCATGAAAAGGAAGTGGCAATTTGTATATGATTTCCAGGAAGTAAAAAAATGTCCATAATTCTTCCATGGTCACTTAGAGATAACACTTAGCCCTAAGCAGTTTTAGTTCCAACTGTGTACGGAGCAGGTATAAGGCCACTCCTGAGGTGAAAATTGGGAGGGGGAGGGAGTTGGAGTGTAGGGGCAGGGCATATAATCAGTCCCCTGCATCACAGATGTAAGTTTATGATCTCAATAAGCAAAAGTTGGTCTGCCAGCAAGGACTGCCTAAGGTTACACAACTTTAGTGTTAAATACACACACTTGTAAATTCCGTCCTTTTCATTTGATTTTAGTTCaaaggaacacatttttaaatcctCCTTATAGATACTCCTGAATCCCCCCAAAATAATCATTATCTGAATTTTCTCATTAGTATATTGCTTCATTAATGTTTCACGTATGCCTTCAGTAAGTGATTGATCAAAATGAGTCTGtcagtttttccatttatgtacttgttcttataaaatgtttgaaagaggccgggcgcggtggctcaagcctgtaatcccagcactttgggaggccgaggcgggtggatcacgaggtcaggagatcgagaccatccgggctaacatggtgaaaccccgtctctactaaaaatacaaaaaactagccgggcgtggtggcgggcgcctgtagtcccagctactcggaggctgaggcaggagaatggcgtgaacctgggaggcggagcttgcagtgagccaagatcgcgccactgcactccagcctgggtgacacagcgcgagactccgtctcaaaaaaaaaaaaaaaaatgtttgaaagagAAAGTCAAAAAACGAAGCATGAGTTAGGGATAtcatatttaacttatttatgcTAATGTTTCCATTTGCAAGGCTAAGTATGTCTAAAACTTCATACTTTTcagctctctctcttcctcaactCCACATATCTCCTCTCTGAACCCAGgcatctaaaaaaataacaacaacaaaataataaccagctaaatataaaacatatgggctgggcgcggtggctcatgcctgtaatcccagcactttgggaggcaaggcagcaggatcacttgaggtcaggggtttgagaccagcctagccaatatggtgaaatctcgtctttactaaaagtacaaaaattagctgaacgtggtggcagacacctgtaatcctagctactcaggaggctgaggcaggagaatcgcttgaacccgtggggcagaggttgcagtgagctgagattataccattgcactccagcctgggcgacaagagggaaactctcaaaaaaaaaaaaaaaatgcaacagtaTTGGCAGAATAAGTATCTAGGCAAACCCTCTTGCTGAAGACAATTTAAAAAGctgactgaaaaaaaacaaaaacttcctaAAATCATCCAATGTCCAAGGCAGTATGGAGTTACTGGGCTGAGATCTGGAAAAAGACTGGAGCCCAGAAAAGTAAGTCTGTACTTGGCTGGCTTTTGCCCTGAGGCATAGCACTGGCTAATCCAGAGAAGAAGCTGGGCTCTGCTAGCTTTTGGTGCCATCGCTGCTCAGTGTTCACTAAGGGCAAGGACCCTGGAGAATTTCCTGCTTCCTCCCAAATCGGAGATGACACGCTAAAGAGCTATAGTAATtccagagcattttttttttgagacagagtctcactctgttgcccaggctggaatgcagtggcaccatttcagttcactgcaacttctggcttctgggttcaaccaattcttgtgcctcagcctcccaagtagcaaggattacaggcacgtgccatcacacttggctaatttttttgtgttttcagtagagacagggttttgccatgttggccaggctggtcttgaactcctgacttcaggtgttccgcctgcctcggcctcccaaagtgttcagattcaggtgtgagccaccgtgcccagcctcagagCTTCTTATCTGCAGGCCCAGTACACCTCAAACTCTGGTTCTAGACCAAGGCAGGCAAACTAACACCTGTAGGTCAAATCTGCCCTGTTACCTATTTTTATGGGCTGCAAGCTAATAATGGCTAaataattggaga
This window encodes:
- the TIPRL gene encoding TIP41-like protein, producing the protein MMIHGFQSSHRDFCFGPWKLTASKTHIMKSADVEKLADELHMPSLPEMMFGDNVLRIQHGSGFGIEFNATDALRCVNNYQGMLKVACAEEWQESRTEGEHSKEVIKPYDWTYTTDYKGTLLGESLKLKVVPTTDHIDTEKLKAREQIKFFEEVLLFEDELHDHGVSSLSVKIRVMPSSFFLLLRFFLRIDGVLIRMNDTRLYHEADKTYMLREYTSRESKISNLMHVPPSLFTEPNEISQYLPIKEAVCEKLIFPERIDPNPADSQKSTQVE